From a single Budorcas taxicolor isolate Tak-1 chromosome X, Takin1.1, whole genome shotgun sequence genomic region:
- the LOC128070106 gene encoding small ubiquitin-related modifier 1, with protein MSDQEAKPSTEDLGDKKEGEYIKLKVIGQDSSEIHFKVKMTTHLKKLKESYCQRQGVPMNSLRFLFEGQRIADNHTPKELGMEEEDVIEVYQEQTGGHSTV; from the coding sequence ATGTCTGACCAGGAAGCAAAACCTTCAACCGAGGACTTGGGGGATAAGAAGGAAGGAGAATATATTAAACTCAAAGTCATTGGACAGGATAGCAGTGAGATTCACTTCAAAGTGAAAATGACGACACATCTCAAGAAACTCAAAGAATCATACTGTCAAAGACAGGGAGTTCCCATGAATTCACTCAGGTTTCTCTTTGAAGGTCAGAGAATTGCTGATAATCACACTCCAAAAGAACTGGGAATGGAGGAAGAAGATGTCATTGAAGTTTATCAGGAACAAACAGGGGGTCATTCAACGGTTtag